One region of Suncus etruscus isolate mSunEtr1 chromosome 5, mSunEtr1.pri.cur, whole genome shotgun sequence genomic DNA includes:
- the RALGDS gene encoding ral guanine nucleotide dissociation stimulator isoform X5, translated as MCLLASSRVPAWPPRPPAFEVLLSQLGAYQVPRKSSTQEISEELVNGVIYSISVRRVQAHHGTPRGQRWLGCENESPVSLLETCQVRTVKAGTLERLVEHLVPAFQGSDLSYVTIFLCTYRTFTTTQQVLDLLFKRYRTCDALTAPSRYGCILPYSGQDGGSQDQLKNAISSILGTWLDQYSEDFCQPPDFPCLKQLVAYVQLNMPGSDLERRAHLLLAQLENAELTEADPEALVPAPVPAIKPTPDLEPARVSRPAPELEPTQVLSLAPSPSPEHASALAPVLAPSPASELESEVRLARVSSPTLELESALRPAQVPSPAPDLEFSQLPAQVLSPALEPESAASLSSGDEPVATSTPALELEAALLQTFELEAASSVAELAWPSPGAVENGLPEQPHILTFSADLVAEQFTLMDAELFKKVVPYHCLGSIWSQRDKKGKEHLAPTVRATVAQFNSVANCVITTCLCARSVSPRDRARVLEHWIEVARECRALKNFSSLYAILSALKSNSIHRLKKTWEEVPRDSQRVFQKLSEIFSDDNNYSLSRELLIKEGTSKFATLEMNPKRAQKRPKETGVIQGTIPYLGTFLTDLVMLDTAMKDYLYGRLINFEKRRKEFEVIAQIKLLQSACNNYSIEPEEAFGTWFRTMEWLTEAESYNLSCELEPPSELASTTLKAKKSTAIVKRWSDRQAPSTELSTAGSSHSKSCDQLRCGPYLGGGDVSDVLSVHSAGSSSSDVDEINLSFVPESPDVQEKKFWEAASQSSPETSGVSSASSSASSSSASTTPVASTRSHKRSVSGVCSSAPSLPLYNQQVGDHCIIRVSLDVDNGNMYKSLLVTSQDKAPTVIRKAMDKHNLDEEEPDDYELVQVISEDRKLKIPDNANVFYAMNSTANYDFVLRKRTSAKGAKVPHGASSTLPRVRQKGLRMAKGIF; from the exons AGTTCGACGCAGGAGATCAGCGAGGAGCTGGTGAATGGGGTCATATACTCCATCTCCGTACGCAGGGTCCAGGCGCACCACGGCACCCCCCGGGGTCAGCGTTGGCTAGGG TGTGAGAACGAATCACCTGTCAGCCTGTTGGAGACATGCCAGGTGCGCACAGTAAAGGCAGGCACACTAGAGCGGCTGGTGGAGCACCTGGTGCCCGCCTTCCAGGGCAGCGACCTGTCTTATGTCACCATCTTCCTCTGCACCTACCGAACCTTCACCACCACCCAACAGGTCCTCGACCTGCTCTTCAAAAG GTACCGAACCTGTGATGCCCTCACGGCCCCCTCTAGATATGGCTGCATCCTGCCCTACTCTGGCCAGGACGGAGGTTCCCAGGACCAACTCAAAAA TGCCATCTCCTCCATCCTGGGCACCTGGCTGGACCAGTACTCTGAGGACTTCTGCCAGCCCCCTGACTTTCCCTGCCTCAAGCAGCTGGTGGCTTATGTACAGCTCAATATGCCCGGCTCAGACCTGGAACGCCGTGCCCATCTCCTTCTAGCCCAGTTGGAAAATGCGGAACTCACTGAGGCTGACCCCGAGG CTCTGGTACCTGCTCCAGTGCCAGCTATAAAGCCAACTCCAGATCTTGAACCAGCTCGAGTATCCAGGCCTGCTCCAGAACTGGAGCCCACCCAGGTCCTGTCTTTAGCGCCCAGCCCATCTCCAGAGCACGCATCAGCCTTGGCACCGGTTCTTGCACCCAGCCCAGCTTCAGAGCTGGAGTCGGAAGTGAGACTGGCTCGAGTGTCCAGTCCCACGTTGGAGCTAGAGTCGGCATTAAGACCAGCTCAGGTGCCCAGCCCTGCTCCGGACCTTGAGTTCTCTCAGTTACCAGCACAAGTGCTCAGCCCAGCTCTGGAGCCCGAGTCAGCAGCTTCACTGAGCAGTGGAGATGAACCAGTAGCAACCTCAACACCGGCATTGGAGCTAGAGGCGGCTCTGTTGCAGACCTTCGAACTGGAAGCGGCTAGCTCAGTGGCCGAGCTTGCCTGGCCTTCTCCCGGGGCTGTGGAGAATGGGCTGCCTGAGCAGCCGCACATCTTGACTTTTTCTGCTGACCTGGTGGCTGAGCAATTCACATTGATGGATGCG GAGCTGTTCAAGAAGGTAGTCCCATACCACTGCCTGGGCTCCATCTGGTCGCAGCGGGACAAGAAGGGCAAAGAACACCTGGCCCCAACAGTGCGGGCCACCGTGGCCCAGTTCAACAGCGTCGCCAACTGTGTCATCACCACGTGCCTGTGCGCCCGTAGCGTGTCGCCACGGGATAGAGCGAGGGTCCTGGAGCACTGGATTGAGGTGGCTCGG GAATGTCGGGCCCTTAAGAACTTCTCGTCCCTCTATGCCATCCTGTCTGCCCTGAAAAGCAACTCTATCCACCGATTGAAGAAGACATGGGAGGAGGTGCCTCG GGACAGCCAGCGCGTGTTCCAGAAGCTGTCTGAGATCTTCTCAGATGACAACAATTACTCCTTGAGTAGGGAGCTGCTCATCAAG GAGGGCACCTCTAAATTTGCCACCCTAGAGATGAATCCCAAGAGAGCCCAGAAGCGGCCAAAGGAGACT GGCGTTATCCAGGGCACCATCCCCTACCTGGGCACCTTCCTCacagacctggtgatgcttgacACAGCTATGAAGGACTATTTATAT GGAAGACTGATCAACTTcgagaagagaaggaag gaATTTGAAGTAATCGCCCAAATCAAGCTGCTGCAGTCAGCCTGTAACAACTACAGCATTGAGCCTGAGGAGGCTTTTGGCACCTGGTTCCGGACCATGGAGTGGCTCACTGAGGCAGAAAG CTACAACCTGTCCTGTGAGCTGGAACCCCCCTCGGAGCTGGCCAGCACCACACTGAAGGCAAAGAAGAGCACAGCCATCGTGAAGCGCTGGAGCGA CCGCCAAGCCCCCAGCACTGAGCTCAGCACGGCCGGCAGCTCCCATTCCAAGTCCTGCGATCAGCTACGCTGCGGCCCCTACCTGGGCGGCGGGGATGTATCCGACGTGCTGAGCGTGCACTCAGCCGGGTCCTCCAGCTCTGATGTGGATGAGATCAACCTGAGCTTCGTGCCTGAGTCCCCAGACGTGCAGGAGAAGAAG TTCTGGGAGGCCGCTTCCCAGTCGTCCCCGGAGACATCCGGTGTGAGCTCAGCCTCAAGCAGCGCTTCCTCATCCTCCGCTTCGACCACCCCCGTGGCCTCCACACGTTCCCACAAGCGATCGGTGTCCGGGGTCTGCAGCTCGGCCCCTTCACTGCCGCTCTACAACCAGCAGGTGGGCGACCACTGCATCATCCGGGTCAGCCTTGACGTGGACAACGGCAACATGTACAAGAGTTTGCTG GTGACTAGCCAAGACAAGGCCCCAACTGTCATCCGCAAGGCCATGGACAAACACAACTTGGATGAGGAGGAGCCTGATGATTATGAGTTGGTGCAAGTCATTTCGGAAGACAGAA
- the RALGDS gene encoding ral guanine nucleotide dissociation stimulator isoform X6 → MMVDCQQSSTQEISEELVNGVIYSISVRRVQAHHGTPRGQRWLGCENESPVSLLETCQVRTVKAGTLERLVEHLVPAFQGSDLSYVTIFLCTYRTFTTTQQVLDLLFKRYRTCDALTAPSRYGCILPYSGQDGGSQDQLKNAISSILGTWLDQYSEDFCQPPDFPCLKQLVAYVQLNMPGSDLERRAHLLLAQLENAELTEADPEALVPAPVPAIKPTPDLEPARVSRPAPELEPTQVLSLAPSPSPEHASALAPVLAPSPASELESEVRLARVSSPTLELESALRPAQVPSPAPDLEFSQLPAQVLSPALEPESAASLSSGDEPVATSTPALELEAALLQTFELEAASSVAELAWPSPGAVENGLPEQPHILTFSADLVAEQFTLMDAELFKKVVPYHCLGSIWSQRDKKGKEHLAPTVRATVAQFNSVANCVITTCLCARSVSPRDRARVLEHWIEVARECRALKNFSSLYAILSALKSNSIHRLKKTWEEVPRDSQRVFQKLSEIFSDDNNYSLSRELLIKEGTSKFATLEMNPKRAQKRPKETGVIQGTIPYLGTFLTDLVMLDTAMKDYLYGRLINFEKRRKEFEVIAQIKLLQSACNNYSIEPEEAFGTWFRTMEWLTEAESYNLSCELEPPSELASTTLKAKKSTAIVKRWSDRQAPSTELSTAGSSHSKSCDQLRCGPYLGGGDVSDVLSVHSAGSSSSDVDEINLSFVPESPDVQEKKFWEAASQSSPETSGVSSASSSASSSSASTTPVASTRSHKRSVSGVCSSAPSLPLYNQQVGDHCIIRVSLDVDNGNMYKSLLVTSQDKAPTVIRKAMDKHNLDEEEPDDYELVQVISEDRKLKIPDNANVFYAMNSTANYDFVLRKRTSAKGAKVPHGASSTLPRVRQKGLRMAKGIF, encoded by the exons CAGAGTTCGACGCAGGAGATCAGCGAGGAGCTGGTGAATGGGGTCATATACTCCATCTCCGTACGCAGGGTCCAGGCGCACCACGGCACCCCCCGGGGTCAGCGTTGGCTAGGG TGTGAGAACGAATCACCTGTCAGCCTGTTGGAGACATGCCAGGTGCGCACAGTAAAGGCAGGCACACTAGAGCGGCTGGTGGAGCACCTGGTGCCCGCCTTCCAGGGCAGCGACCTGTCTTATGTCACCATCTTCCTCTGCACCTACCGAACCTTCACCACCACCCAACAGGTCCTCGACCTGCTCTTCAAAAG GTACCGAACCTGTGATGCCCTCACGGCCCCCTCTAGATATGGCTGCATCCTGCCCTACTCTGGCCAGGACGGAGGTTCCCAGGACCAACTCAAAAA TGCCATCTCCTCCATCCTGGGCACCTGGCTGGACCAGTACTCTGAGGACTTCTGCCAGCCCCCTGACTTTCCCTGCCTCAAGCAGCTGGTGGCTTATGTACAGCTCAATATGCCCGGCTCAGACCTGGAACGCCGTGCCCATCTCCTTCTAGCCCAGTTGGAAAATGCGGAACTCACTGAGGCTGACCCCGAGG CTCTGGTACCTGCTCCAGTGCCAGCTATAAAGCCAACTCCAGATCTTGAACCAGCTCGAGTATCCAGGCCTGCTCCAGAACTGGAGCCCACCCAGGTCCTGTCTTTAGCGCCCAGCCCATCTCCAGAGCACGCATCAGCCTTGGCACCGGTTCTTGCACCCAGCCCAGCTTCAGAGCTGGAGTCGGAAGTGAGACTGGCTCGAGTGTCCAGTCCCACGTTGGAGCTAGAGTCGGCATTAAGACCAGCTCAGGTGCCCAGCCCTGCTCCGGACCTTGAGTTCTCTCAGTTACCAGCACAAGTGCTCAGCCCAGCTCTGGAGCCCGAGTCAGCAGCTTCACTGAGCAGTGGAGATGAACCAGTAGCAACCTCAACACCGGCATTGGAGCTAGAGGCGGCTCTGTTGCAGACCTTCGAACTGGAAGCGGCTAGCTCAGTGGCCGAGCTTGCCTGGCCTTCTCCCGGGGCTGTGGAGAATGGGCTGCCTGAGCAGCCGCACATCTTGACTTTTTCTGCTGACCTGGTGGCTGAGCAATTCACATTGATGGATGCG GAGCTGTTCAAGAAGGTAGTCCCATACCACTGCCTGGGCTCCATCTGGTCGCAGCGGGACAAGAAGGGCAAAGAACACCTGGCCCCAACAGTGCGGGCCACCGTGGCCCAGTTCAACAGCGTCGCCAACTGTGTCATCACCACGTGCCTGTGCGCCCGTAGCGTGTCGCCACGGGATAGAGCGAGGGTCCTGGAGCACTGGATTGAGGTGGCTCGG GAATGTCGGGCCCTTAAGAACTTCTCGTCCCTCTATGCCATCCTGTCTGCCCTGAAAAGCAACTCTATCCACCGATTGAAGAAGACATGGGAGGAGGTGCCTCG GGACAGCCAGCGCGTGTTCCAGAAGCTGTCTGAGATCTTCTCAGATGACAACAATTACTCCTTGAGTAGGGAGCTGCTCATCAAG GAGGGCACCTCTAAATTTGCCACCCTAGAGATGAATCCCAAGAGAGCCCAGAAGCGGCCAAAGGAGACT GGCGTTATCCAGGGCACCATCCCCTACCTGGGCACCTTCCTCacagacctggtgatgcttgacACAGCTATGAAGGACTATTTATAT GGAAGACTGATCAACTTcgagaagagaaggaag gaATTTGAAGTAATCGCCCAAATCAAGCTGCTGCAGTCAGCCTGTAACAACTACAGCATTGAGCCTGAGGAGGCTTTTGGCACCTGGTTCCGGACCATGGAGTGGCTCACTGAGGCAGAAAG CTACAACCTGTCCTGTGAGCTGGAACCCCCCTCGGAGCTGGCCAGCACCACACTGAAGGCAAAGAAGAGCACAGCCATCGTGAAGCGCTGGAGCGA CCGCCAAGCCCCCAGCACTGAGCTCAGCACGGCCGGCAGCTCCCATTCCAAGTCCTGCGATCAGCTACGCTGCGGCCCCTACCTGGGCGGCGGGGATGTATCCGACGTGCTGAGCGTGCACTCAGCCGGGTCCTCCAGCTCTGATGTGGATGAGATCAACCTGAGCTTCGTGCCTGAGTCCCCAGACGTGCAGGAGAAGAAG TTCTGGGAGGCCGCTTCCCAGTCGTCCCCGGAGACATCCGGTGTGAGCTCAGCCTCAAGCAGCGCTTCCTCATCCTCCGCTTCGACCACCCCCGTGGCCTCCACACGTTCCCACAAGCGATCGGTGTCCGGGGTCTGCAGCTCGGCCCCTTCACTGCCGCTCTACAACCAGCAGGTGGGCGACCACTGCATCATCCGGGTCAGCCTTGACGTGGACAACGGCAACATGTACAAGAGTTTGCTG GTGACTAGCCAAGACAAGGCCCCAACTGTCATCCGCAAGGCCATGGACAAACACAACTTGGATGAGGAGGAGCCTGATGATTATGAGTTGGTGCAAGTCATTTCGGAAGACAGAA
- the RALGDS gene encoding ral guanine nucleotide dissociation stimulator isoform X4 has product MCLLASSRVPAWPPRPPAFEVLLSQLGAYQVPRKQSSTQEISEELVNGVIYSISVRRVQAHHGTPRGQRWLGCENESPVSLLETCQVRTVKAGTLERLVEHLVPAFQGSDLSYVTIFLCTYRTFTTTQQVLDLLFKRYRTCDALTAPSRYGCILPYSGQDGGSQDQLKNAISSILGTWLDQYSEDFCQPPDFPCLKQLVAYVQLNMPGSDLERRAHLLLAQLENAELTEADPEALVPAPVPAIKPTPDLEPARVSRPAPELEPTQVLSLAPSPSPEHASALAPVLAPSPASELESEVRLARVSSPTLELESALRPAQVPSPAPDLEFSQLPAQVLSPALEPESAASLSSGDEPVATSTPALELEAALLQTFELEAASSVAELAWPSPGAVENGLPEQPHILTFSADLVAEQFTLMDAELFKKVVPYHCLGSIWSQRDKKGKEHLAPTVRATVAQFNSVANCVITTCLCARSVSPRDRARVLEHWIEVARECRALKNFSSLYAILSALKSNSIHRLKKTWEEVPRDSQRVFQKLSEIFSDDNNYSLSRELLIKEGTSKFATLEMNPKRAQKRPKETGVIQGTIPYLGTFLTDLVMLDTAMKDYLYGRLINFEKRRKEFEVIAQIKLLQSACNNYSIEPEEAFGTWFRTMEWLTEAESYNLSCELEPPSELASTTLKAKKSTAIVKRWSDRQAPSTELSTAGSSHSKSCDQLRCGPYLGGGDVSDVLSVHSAGSSSSDVDEINLSFVPESPDVQEKKFWEAASQSSPETSGVSSASSSASSSSASTTPVASTRSHKRSVSGVCSSAPSLPLYNQQVGDHCIIRVSLDVDNGNMYKSLLVTSQDKAPTVIRKAMDKHNLDEEEPDDYELVQVISEDRKLKIPDNANVFYAMNSTANYDFVLRKRTSAKGAKVPHGASSTLPRVRQKGLRMAKGIF; this is encoded by the exons CAGAGTTCGACGCAGGAGATCAGCGAGGAGCTGGTGAATGGGGTCATATACTCCATCTCCGTACGCAGGGTCCAGGCGCACCACGGCACCCCCCGGGGTCAGCGTTGGCTAGGG TGTGAGAACGAATCACCTGTCAGCCTGTTGGAGACATGCCAGGTGCGCACAGTAAAGGCAGGCACACTAGAGCGGCTGGTGGAGCACCTGGTGCCCGCCTTCCAGGGCAGCGACCTGTCTTATGTCACCATCTTCCTCTGCACCTACCGAACCTTCACCACCACCCAACAGGTCCTCGACCTGCTCTTCAAAAG GTACCGAACCTGTGATGCCCTCACGGCCCCCTCTAGATATGGCTGCATCCTGCCCTACTCTGGCCAGGACGGAGGTTCCCAGGACCAACTCAAAAA TGCCATCTCCTCCATCCTGGGCACCTGGCTGGACCAGTACTCTGAGGACTTCTGCCAGCCCCCTGACTTTCCCTGCCTCAAGCAGCTGGTGGCTTATGTACAGCTCAATATGCCCGGCTCAGACCTGGAACGCCGTGCCCATCTCCTTCTAGCCCAGTTGGAAAATGCGGAACTCACTGAGGCTGACCCCGAGG CTCTGGTACCTGCTCCAGTGCCAGCTATAAAGCCAACTCCAGATCTTGAACCAGCTCGAGTATCCAGGCCTGCTCCAGAACTGGAGCCCACCCAGGTCCTGTCTTTAGCGCCCAGCCCATCTCCAGAGCACGCATCAGCCTTGGCACCGGTTCTTGCACCCAGCCCAGCTTCAGAGCTGGAGTCGGAAGTGAGACTGGCTCGAGTGTCCAGTCCCACGTTGGAGCTAGAGTCGGCATTAAGACCAGCTCAGGTGCCCAGCCCTGCTCCGGACCTTGAGTTCTCTCAGTTACCAGCACAAGTGCTCAGCCCAGCTCTGGAGCCCGAGTCAGCAGCTTCACTGAGCAGTGGAGATGAACCAGTAGCAACCTCAACACCGGCATTGGAGCTAGAGGCGGCTCTGTTGCAGACCTTCGAACTGGAAGCGGCTAGCTCAGTGGCCGAGCTTGCCTGGCCTTCTCCCGGGGCTGTGGAGAATGGGCTGCCTGAGCAGCCGCACATCTTGACTTTTTCTGCTGACCTGGTGGCTGAGCAATTCACATTGATGGATGCG GAGCTGTTCAAGAAGGTAGTCCCATACCACTGCCTGGGCTCCATCTGGTCGCAGCGGGACAAGAAGGGCAAAGAACACCTGGCCCCAACAGTGCGGGCCACCGTGGCCCAGTTCAACAGCGTCGCCAACTGTGTCATCACCACGTGCCTGTGCGCCCGTAGCGTGTCGCCACGGGATAGAGCGAGGGTCCTGGAGCACTGGATTGAGGTGGCTCGG GAATGTCGGGCCCTTAAGAACTTCTCGTCCCTCTATGCCATCCTGTCTGCCCTGAAAAGCAACTCTATCCACCGATTGAAGAAGACATGGGAGGAGGTGCCTCG GGACAGCCAGCGCGTGTTCCAGAAGCTGTCTGAGATCTTCTCAGATGACAACAATTACTCCTTGAGTAGGGAGCTGCTCATCAAG GAGGGCACCTCTAAATTTGCCACCCTAGAGATGAATCCCAAGAGAGCCCAGAAGCGGCCAAAGGAGACT GGCGTTATCCAGGGCACCATCCCCTACCTGGGCACCTTCCTCacagacctggtgatgcttgacACAGCTATGAAGGACTATTTATAT GGAAGACTGATCAACTTcgagaagagaaggaag gaATTTGAAGTAATCGCCCAAATCAAGCTGCTGCAGTCAGCCTGTAACAACTACAGCATTGAGCCTGAGGAGGCTTTTGGCACCTGGTTCCGGACCATGGAGTGGCTCACTGAGGCAGAAAG CTACAACCTGTCCTGTGAGCTGGAACCCCCCTCGGAGCTGGCCAGCACCACACTGAAGGCAAAGAAGAGCACAGCCATCGTGAAGCGCTGGAGCGA CCGCCAAGCCCCCAGCACTGAGCTCAGCACGGCCGGCAGCTCCCATTCCAAGTCCTGCGATCAGCTACGCTGCGGCCCCTACCTGGGCGGCGGGGATGTATCCGACGTGCTGAGCGTGCACTCAGCCGGGTCCTCCAGCTCTGATGTGGATGAGATCAACCTGAGCTTCGTGCCTGAGTCCCCAGACGTGCAGGAGAAGAAG TTCTGGGAGGCCGCTTCCCAGTCGTCCCCGGAGACATCCGGTGTGAGCTCAGCCTCAAGCAGCGCTTCCTCATCCTCCGCTTCGACCACCCCCGTGGCCTCCACACGTTCCCACAAGCGATCGGTGTCCGGGGTCTGCAGCTCGGCCCCTTCACTGCCGCTCTACAACCAGCAGGTGGGCGACCACTGCATCATCCGGGTCAGCCTTGACGTGGACAACGGCAACATGTACAAGAGTTTGCTG GTGACTAGCCAAGACAAGGCCCCAACTGTCATCCGCAAGGCCATGGACAAACACAACTTGGATGAGGAGGAGCCTGATGATTATGAGTTGGTGCAAGTCATTTCGGAAGACAGAA
- the RALGDS gene encoding ral guanine nucleotide dissociation stimulator isoform X7, whose translation MMVDCQSSTQEISEELVNGVIYSISVRRVQAHHGTPRGQRWLGCENESPVSLLETCQVRTVKAGTLERLVEHLVPAFQGSDLSYVTIFLCTYRTFTTTQQVLDLLFKRYRTCDALTAPSRYGCILPYSGQDGGSQDQLKNAISSILGTWLDQYSEDFCQPPDFPCLKQLVAYVQLNMPGSDLERRAHLLLAQLENAELTEADPEALVPAPVPAIKPTPDLEPARVSRPAPELEPTQVLSLAPSPSPEHASALAPVLAPSPASELESEVRLARVSSPTLELESALRPAQVPSPAPDLEFSQLPAQVLSPALEPESAASLSSGDEPVATSTPALELEAALLQTFELEAASSVAELAWPSPGAVENGLPEQPHILTFSADLVAEQFTLMDAELFKKVVPYHCLGSIWSQRDKKGKEHLAPTVRATVAQFNSVANCVITTCLCARSVSPRDRARVLEHWIEVARECRALKNFSSLYAILSALKSNSIHRLKKTWEEVPRDSQRVFQKLSEIFSDDNNYSLSRELLIKEGTSKFATLEMNPKRAQKRPKETGVIQGTIPYLGTFLTDLVMLDTAMKDYLYGRLINFEKRRKEFEVIAQIKLLQSACNNYSIEPEEAFGTWFRTMEWLTEAESYNLSCELEPPSELASTTLKAKKSTAIVKRWSDRQAPSTELSTAGSSHSKSCDQLRCGPYLGGGDVSDVLSVHSAGSSSSDVDEINLSFVPESPDVQEKKFWEAASQSSPETSGVSSASSSASSSSASTTPVASTRSHKRSVSGVCSSAPSLPLYNQQVGDHCIIRVSLDVDNGNMYKSLLVTSQDKAPTVIRKAMDKHNLDEEEPDDYELVQVISEDRKLKIPDNANVFYAMNSTANYDFVLRKRTSAKGAKVPHGASSTLPRVRQKGLRMAKGIF comes from the exons AGTTCGACGCAGGAGATCAGCGAGGAGCTGGTGAATGGGGTCATATACTCCATCTCCGTACGCAGGGTCCAGGCGCACCACGGCACCCCCCGGGGTCAGCGTTGGCTAGGG TGTGAGAACGAATCACCTGTCAGCCTGTTGGAGACATGCCAGGTGCGCACAGTAAAGGCAGGCACACTAGAGCGGCTGGTGGAGCACCTGGTGCCCGCCTTCCAGGGCAGCGACCTGTCTTATGTCACCATCTTCCTCTGCACCTACCGAACCTTCACCACCACCCAACAGGTCCTCGACCTGCTCTTCAAAAG GTACCGAACCTGTGATGCCCTCACGGCCCCCTCTAGATATGGCTGCATCCTGCCCTACTCTGGCCAGGACGGAGGTTCCCAGGACCAACTCAAAAA TGCCATCTCCTCCATCCTGGGCACCTGGCTGGACCAGTACTCTGAGGACTTCTGCCAGCCCCCTGACTTTCCCTGCCTCAAGCAGCTGGTGGCTTATGTACAGCTCAATATGCCCGGCTCAGACCTGGAACGCCGTGCCCATCTCCTTCTAGCCCAGTTGGAAAATGCGGAACTCACTGAGGCTGACCCCGAGG CTCTGGTACCTGCTCCAGTGCCAGCTATAAAGCCAACTCCAGATCTTGAACCAGCTCGAGTATCCAGGCCTGCTCCAGAACTGGAGCCCACCCAGGTCCTGTCTTTAGCGCCCAGCCCATCTCCAGAGCACGCATCAGCCTTGGCACCGGTTCTTGCACCCAGCCCAGCTTCAGAGCTGGAGTCGGAAGTGAGACTGGCTCGAGTGTCCAGTCCCACGTTGGAGCTAGAGTCGGCATTAAGACCAGCTCAGGTGCCCAGCCCTGCTCCGGACCTTGAGTTCTCTCAGTTACCAGCACAAGTGCTCAGCCCAGCTCTGGAGCCCGAGTCAGCAGCTTCACTGAGCAGTGGAGATGAACCAGTAGCAACCTCAACACCGGCATTGGAGCTAGAGGCGGCTCTGTTGCAGACCTTCGAACTGGAAGCGGCTAGCTCAGTGGCCGAGCTTGCCTGGCCTTCTCCCGGGGCTGTGGAGAATGGGCTGCCTGAGCAGCCGCACATCTTGACTTTTTCTGCTGACCTGGTGGCTGAGCAATTCACATTGATGGATGCG GAGCTGTTCAAGAAGGTAGTCCCATACCACTGCCTGGGCTCCATCTGGTCGCAGCGGGACAAGAAGGGCAAAGAACACCTGGCCCCAACAGTGCGGGCCACCGTGGCCCAGTTCAACAGCGTCGCCAACTGTGTCATCACCACGTGCCTGTGCGCCCGTAGCGTGTCGCCACGGGATAGAGCGAGGGTCCTGGAGCACTGGATTGAGGTGGCTCGG GAATGTCGGGCCCTTAAGAACTTCTCGTCCCTCTATGCCATCCTGTCTGCCCTGAAAAGCAACTCTATCCACCGATTGAAGAAGACATGGGAGGAGGTGCCTCG GGACAGCCAGCGCGTGTTCCAGAAGCTGTCTGAGATCTTCTCAGATGACAACAATTACTCCTTGAGTAGGGAGCTGCTCATCAAG GAGGGCACCTCTAAATTTGCCACCCTAGAGATGAATCCCAAGAGAGCCCAGAAGCGGCCAAAGGAGACT GGCGTTATCCAGGGCACCATCCCCTACCTGGGCACCTTCCTCacagacctggtgatgcttgacACAGCTATGAAGGACTATTTATAT GGAAGACTGATCAACTTcgagaagagaaggaag gaATTTGAAGTAATCGCCCAAATCAAGCTGCTGCAGTCAGCCTGTAACAACTACAGCATTGAGCCTGAGGAGGCTTTTGGCACCTGGTTCCGGACCATGGAGTGGCTCACTGAGGCAGAAAG CTACAACCTGTCCTGTGAGCTGGAACCCCCCTCGGAGCTGGCCAGCACCACACTGAAGGCAAAGAAGAGCACAGCCATCGTGAAGCGCTGGAGCGA CCGCCAAGCCCCCAGCACTGAGCTCAGCACGGCCGGCAGCTCCCATTCCAAGTCCTGCGATCAGCTACGCTGCGGCCCCTACCTGGGCGGCGGGGATGTATCCGACGTGCTGAGCGTGCACTCAGCCGGGTCCTCCAGCTCTGATGTGGATGAGATCAACCTGAGCTTCGTGCCTGAGTCCCCAGACGTGCAGGAGAAGAAG TTCTGGGAGGCCGCTTCCCAGTCGTCCCCGGAGACATCCGGTGTGAGCTCAGCCTCAAGCAGCGCTTCCTCATCCTCCGCTTCGACCACCCCCGTGGCCTCCACACGTTCCCACAAGCGATCGGTGTCCGGGGTCTGCAGCTCGGCCCCTTCACTGCCGCTCTACAACCAGCAGGTGGGCGACCACTGCATCATCCGGGTCAGCCTTGACGTGGACAACGGCAACATGTACAAGAGTTTGCTG GTGACTAGCCAAGACAAGGCCCCAACTGTCATCCGCAAGGCCATGGACAAACACAACTTGGATGAGGAGGAGCCTGATGATTATGAGTTGGTGCAAGTCATTTCGGAAGACAGAA